The following proteins are encoded in a genomic region of Pan troglodytes isolate AG18354 chromosome 2, NHGRI_mPanTro3-v2.0_pri, whole genome shotgun sequence:
- the ACKR2 gene encoding atypical chemokine receptor 2 isoform X1, translating to MSAWKGITLCLHFPEEEAPGAAALLPGLWWTFSSKSFSLRTTGRRDWALPSNMAATASPQPLTTEDADSENSSFYYYDYLDEVAFMLCRKDAVVSFGKIFLPVFYSLIFVLGLSGNLLLLMVLLRYVPRRRMVEIYLLNLAISNLLFLVTLPFWGISVAWHWVFGSFLCKMVSTLYTINFYSGIFFISCMSLDKYLEIVHAQPYHRLRTRAKSLLLVTIVWAVSLAVSIPDMVFVQTHENPRGVWNCHADFGGHGTIWKLFLRFQQNLLGFLLPLLAMIFFYSRIGCVLVRLRPAGQGRALKIAAALVVAFFVLWFPYNLTLFLHTLLDLQVFGNCEVSQHLDYALQVTESIAFLHCCFSPILYAFSSHRFRQYLKAFLAAVLGWHLAPGTAQASLSSCSESSILTAQEEMTGMNDLGERQFENSPNKEDVGNKSA from the exons ATGAGCGCATGGAAAGGAATTACACTCTGTCTGCACTTCCCTGAGGAAGAGGCACCTGGCGCTGCCGCTCTCCTCCCAGGCTTGTGGTGGACATTCTCAAGCAAGTCATTCTCGCTCCG CACTACAGGACGTCGGGACTGGGCACTTCCTTCCAACATGGCCGCCACTGCCTCTCCGCAGCCACTCACCACTGAGGATGCCGATTCTGAGAATAGCAGCTTCTATTACTATGACTACCTGGATGAGGTGGCCTTCATGCTCTGCAGGAAGGATGCAGTGGTGTCCTTTGGCAAAATCTTCCTCCCAGTCTTCTATAGCCTGATTTTTGTGTTGGGCCTCAGCGGGAACCTCCTTCTTCTCATGGTCTTGCTCCGTTACGTGCCTCGCAGGCGGATGGTTGAGATCTATCTGCTGAATCTGGCCATCTCCAACCTTCTGTTTCTGGTGACACTGCCCTTCTGGGGCATCTCCGTGGCCTGGCATTGGGTCTTCGGGAGTTTCTTGTGCAAGATGGTGAGCACTCTTTATACTATTAACTTTTACAGTGGCATCTTTTTCATTAGCTGCATGAGCCTGGACAAGTACCTGGAGATCGTTCATGCTCAGCCCTACCACAGGCTGAGGACCCGGGCCAAGAGCCTGCTCCTTGTTACCATAGTATGGGCTGTGTCCCTGGCCGTCTCCATCCCTGATATGGTCTTTGTACAGACACATGAAAATCCCAGGGGTGTGTGGAACTGCCACGCAGATTTCGGCGGGCATGGGACCATTTGGAAGCTCTTCCTCCGCTTCCAGCAGAACCTCCTAGGGTTTCTCCTTCCACTCCTTGCCATGATCTTCTTCTACTCCCGTATTGGTTGTGTCTTGGTGAGGCTGAGGCCCGCAGGCCAGGGCCGGGCTTTAAAAATAGCTGCAGCCTTGGTGGTGGCCTTCTTCGTGCTATGGTTCCCCTACAATCTCACCTTGTTTCTGCATACGCTGTTGGACCTGCAAGTATTCGGGAACTGTGAGGTCAGCCAGCATCTAGACTACGCACTCCAGGTGACAGAGAGCATCGCCTTCCTTCACTGCTGCTTTTCCCCCATCCTGTATGCCTTCTCCAGTCACCGCTTCCGCCAGTACCTGAAGGCTTTCCTGGCTGCTGTGCTTGGATGGCACCTGGCACCTGGCACTGCCCAGGCCTCATTATCCAGCTGTTCTGAGAGCAGCATACTTACTGCCCAAGAAGAAATGACTGGCATGAATGACCTTGGAGAGAGGCAGTTTGAGAACTCCCCTAACAAGGAGGATGTGGGGAATAAATCAGCCTGA
- the ACKR2 gene encoding atypical chemokine receptor 2 isoform X2 produces MAATASPQPLTTEDADSENSSFYYYDYLDEVAFMLCRKDAVVSFGKIFLPVFYSLIFVLGLSGNLLLLMVLLRYVPRRRMVEIYLLNLAISNLLFLVTLPFWGISVAWHWVFGSFLCKMVSTLYTINFYSGIFFISCMSLDKYLEIVHAQPYHRLRTRAKSLLLVTIVWAVSLAVSIPDMVFVQTHENPRGVWNCHADFGGHGTIWKLFLRFQQNLLGFLLPLLAMIFFYSRIGCVLVRLRPAGQGRALKIAAALVVAFFVLWFPYNLTLFLHTLLDLQVFGNCEVSQHLDYALQVTESIAFLHCCFSPILYAFSSHRFRQYLKAFLAAVLGWHLAPGTAQASLSSCSESSILTAQEEMTGMNDLGERQFENSPNKEDVGNKSA; encoded by the coding sequence ATGGCCGCCACTGCCTCTCCGCAGCCACTCACCACTGAGGATGCCGATTCTGAGAATAGCAGCTTCTATTACTATGACTACCTGGATGAGGTGGCCTTCATGCTCTGCAGGAAGGATGCAGTGGTGTCCTTTGGCAAAATCTTCCTCCCAGTCTTCTATAGCCTGATTTTTGTGTTGGGCCTCAGCGGGAACCTCCTTCTTCTCATGGTCTTGCTCCGTTACGTGCCTCGCAGGCGGATGGTTGAGATCTATCTGCTGAATCTGGCCATCTCCAACCTTCTGTTTCTGGTGACACTGCCCTTCTGGGGCATCTCCGTGGCCTGGCATTGGGTCTTCGGGAGTTTCTTGTGCAAGATGGTGAGCACTCTTTATACTATTAACTTTTACAGTGGCATCTTTTTCATTAGCTGCATGAGCCTGGACAAGTACCTGGAGATCGTTCATGCTCAGCCCTACCACAGGCTGAGGACCCGGGCCAAGAGCCTGCTCCTTGTTACCATAGTATGGGCTGTGTCCCTGGCCGTCTCCATCCCTGATATGGTCTTTGTACAGACACATGAAAATCCCAGGGGTGTGTGGAACTGCCACGCAGATTTCGGCGGGCATGGGACCATTTGGAAGCTCTTCCTCCGCTTCCAGCAGAACCTCCTAGGGTTTCTCCTTCCACTCCTTGCCATGATCTTCTTCTACTCCCGTATTGGTTGTGTCTTGGTGAGGCTGAGGCCCGCAGGCCAGGGCCGGGCTTTAAAAATAGCTGCAGCCTTGGTGGTGGCCTTCTTCGTGCTATGGTTCCCCTACAATCTCACCTTGTTTCTGCATACGCTGTTGGACCTGCAAGTATTCGGGAACTGTGAGGTCAGCCAGCATCTAGACTACGCACTCCAGGTGACAGAGAGCATCGCCTTCCTTCACTGCTGCTTTTCCCCCATCCTGTATGCCTTCTCCAGTCACCGCTTCCGCCAGTACCTGAAGGCTTTCCTGGCTGCTGTGCTTGGATGGCACCTGGCACCTGGCACTGCCCAGGCCTCATTATCCAGCTGTTCTGAGAGCAGCATACTTACTGCCCAAGAAGAAATGACTGGCATGAATGACCTTGGAGAGAGGCAGTTTGAGAACTCCCCTAACAAGGAGGATGTGGGGAATAAATCAGCCTGA